From the genome of Tachypleus tridentatus isolate NWPU-2018 chromosome 6, ASM421037v1, whole genome shotgun sequence:
TAGGTTTGTTTCTCAaagatttctgtttttttttttaatagagatTTGAACTCCCCAACCAATGTCAGGTTCACGTTgtcacctgacgatgaccgaagaaggtcgaaacgttgttcgctcctctacgtaaaacattttctcaacccaaatgagccatttttacatgtatatttttttctacaagtggattttctcgacatcactgaactcACACTAGACTCCAGGTTATGAAGGAATAAAACCCACAATTCAACATCTCACACAATGCATTATACATTACACAATGAGATTCCTCAGTTCTATAAAGCTGCTTTGTAAATATGGATGGCTGAGAAATACATGCACCATCAACGTGTGCAAAGCAGCATTGTGGGACATCCAGCCATCTTTGTCTTTCTTGTGGTTGTTTCTACTCAGAATCTTAGATGAAGTTGTCACGAGGTTGACTGCAGGAATTAGTCTGGAGTGCTACAAACAAGACAGTAACTGTAACACAGAAGAAGCAGTGGCACCAGAGGAacattaataaacaccttctatcTCATTGACTGTGGTAAACCAACAAGAatactttcaatattttgtacAAGAGGAACAGTCCAACCAATTCCTTTCACTCTCCACCTCTATGGTTACACATTAATGAGAGTTCTTTTGACAGTacagtttttctttattgtttttaggTTAACACATCAATCCTTTTATTAAAGAACTTTTTTTTGGTGTAACTTGAATACTAGAAGCAGTGACACCCCTCTGTAACCCACCCAGTCCCCTGAAATTGGTTTCATTGACTCAAAGACTGGGTGTTAAATGAGTAAAGTATAGTTAGAATAATGCATTTAACAAAATTACATACAGATCATGAAATGGACCACATACAGTCCACTGATACTTCAACATGCACAGGGAACGTAAATCCTAATCATATATTACCTACTCACCGTTATAATTATCCTGAACTAGAAGCTGAAAGAGAATAAGGTAATACCACTTTTGATGATTCTTATAAGAACAATATTTCTAATAATCTTCTGCTGAAATGTGCCAGAAAATTTAAAACCTAATGTACTCTGATGTACTCTATTTGCAAAACAGTTAATATGCCAGGTAACTAAAACGTACAACAGGTTCAGATTTCAACACATGCGTGTTTATAAAAACACTCAAATCTTTTGTCTTCAAGTTTTCcgattattgtattttaatactaatttcCATGAAACATTTACTTTGATATCCAATTATAAAACTTCAGACTAAACAAATTCAAGAACTTAGTTTTTGAATAGATTAGAACATaacaaaatgtcttttttttttctcgtaagTTCAtataaagtttctaatttttgttgGTTTGATAACATTTAATGACCATCATCAATATGTTTAGGGTGAagagttaataataaaaaaatatcattaaacaaCCTTATTGGATTTTATCAAACCTTTGTATTTTGATTGAAATCTTTAAAATCATCCAAACACGTGCTACAGCTAGAAACCAACCTGTATTTTTGGGTACAAATTAAGGGAAATACTTTTATTTCCAGCAACATACAATTTACAGTGAAAGactaatatataatgtaatatatacacatctatcttgaaaaagtgtttttttagaaatgtatatgtacataccaTCACAATTAGGCCTATGTAACCTACAGCTCTCTGTGCATAAAGAACAAGGCTGGATGTTGTTTAGGCTTCCACTATTACCACATTTACCAAAGTCCTCTGAAGCCATTGTGGTACGTTCCAATTCCAAGCTGTTTAAGCTCGAGGTATCTGATTCATAATTAACGTGTTGCATCATTGGTGGGGTTTCTGGGCCGGAAATTGGTGTATTAGGTCCACTAACTGAATATTCATGAAACCCTCCACCTAAGCTGTCATTGTTTCGACTTCAAATAATTTGCAGAGAAAAACACATTAAGAAGTCACCAAAGATTTCATACTTACTTATGATATATGTCTGTCTTAAACTTTTATGCTCTAAGATCTCAATATTCATTTAAAGGTATTGGAAGTAAATACGGAAATACAAAAGCGATACAAGCCACAAACAATGAGTAAACATTTCAAGTAGATGGTCAATTTATTATTAGTATACATTGCCAAACACATTCCATTTAGGCACCATCATGTTGTATTTCTGACATGGGAGTGATGGATTCACTGACCACATTATTGACAGAAATAACATTTGCATATCTGCAAATAACAAATccagatatatttaaaaataaaaaaaggaatttcCAAGTTTAGAAATACAGGTTTATGACACTGAAGACCATCTAAACAACGTATTACATTTGTTAGAAACTAAATGCCGAGCTATATATATTGGTACGAGCAGATAAGAAAATGTTGACATAAcgtaacataaaaaatgaaaattgattTCCTACCTGTGAGTGGATCCCTGAGAAGGTGACCTCtgatacaaatgttttactgaatttttTGTACTCTGCAAAAATTCAAAGACATTCCAAATTACTGTGGTTCATAAAGAGTTTTCAATATAGAAGGTTCCAAATAATCTTCACTGTTAATGTTATATATcagtattaatacaaaaatatttcggTTTAATACTAGGTTTGTCTAATTTCAAATCACATCACGTTCAACTTCAATGACATAAAAGTTTCATTGAATTTATAGAAGCAATCTGTGGTTCACTGGTGCACGTCTTATAACTATTTAATCGATTATTCTACCAGTAGCTTTATCAAAACTTTGGcatagtataattatttatatagattgtattaatttaaaaagaaaaagtaattagAGAAAGTAAAAGGTTCTtctgtatatgtaaaaactactAGAAATTAATATTGTACGTAGAATTTGGTTAAACTTTATAGCATAGCAAGTCCAGCTGACCCTTACGTTTAGTTcacaaaattaagattaaaaattagtttaatcaGTTGCATTTGATTAAAGACGTTATATAAGcttgaacaaattaattttaaaaaacttaaaagttcCCCTATACCATTTGTTTATATCTTGAAAGAATccaaaaaacataaacaatcagttaaagtatatttatttaaacacatgaTCAGATAAAAACCAAAATCCTTACAGAAGGAGTGGAATCTCCCATGGTTATTACATTGACACCACTACTACTAGTGCTAGCTGCAGACCGTTTCTGAGAGATGTTGGACAAGTTAGACTCTATGGATTGACTGCGATTTCTACCTGTCAACGCTCTCCGAAAGGAGTCTAAAAACCGGGAACTTGTGTCGTTCATTTCTGTCCTGCTATTTTCGTAACACAGCCCTGCACCACAGAAATCCTGCGTTTTTTGAACAAGGCCATCATGTAGGGAATGCAGTAAAGAAGCTTGTGTGCGTTCCTAGAAAAGCACTGGTCTCGTTCATTAGTAATCTTACACAACACtcataaaatcatatttaaaattactattattattattattataaagtgtagCTTGAACTCAAAATCGAACTGAAAAATTCTGTAATATACGTTTTATATGTACTTTCATATTGCTTCTTTACTAACATAGTAAATAGTACAAAattaacagttataaaacaatgttaaacaagagaaaaaaaaataggaCTAGCTAATAATATTACTAACTGAAGTTGTAATTCGTTTTGTAACAGCAAATCTTAtcaataaattgatttatttttgcaAGTATGAGTGTAATTCTCCAGAAAGTAATTAGGGTAGAACACAAGTGAAATTCATATCAGTATATTGTTCGTTACATTAACAGTTGTGTTTTGAAATCCAGTATAAAAACAGAAACCTCACCTTCAACTTTGCAAATTTTTCTGCTTTATAACAAGCATGTTCAGCATTGATGAGCTTGGCTAGGAGAAATTCTCGGAACTTATTTCCTTTGTCAAATATAGCCGGTTGTGGTAAGGGCGGGCCAAAGTGTGGAACATCCTCTCGTGCTGTAACTGAAACTTTGTACCTGAAAATAATACAAAGACTAAGCAAGTCACGTATCACCTCCCAtatcaatttatttgtttatgtttttttctattaGTAGAGTCTCATATTGTATGatactgaataattttgtttcttcactGTTAGAACAGTCACCGTGGAAGACAGGACCAAAAATTTAGATTGGAATTGCTCATATCGTATGTTGGGTTTAATTGTAATATGAATAGTATTTTGGTATGCCATATAATAGTTTAGTGTAAAATGGTAGTGAATAAACATCTtagaaaaatgtttcacaatCTGATGAGCTGGACTCCACTGTTAGTTTTAAGGTTTAGTGATTTTCTCATATTTAATATTTGGCTTGagcttttattcatatttttcacattatatgATCACTTGCTACTATATAGACTAGTAATCAATAGTCACATTTTCTGATGAAGCTAACAGAATTATAGTACCACCAGATTACAATTTAAAAGACGCCCCCTATTGGCTTTTTGCTCAACATTTCAGCTTTAATATCTTAACTGTCAATCCAATGATTCACATAATATATGTATGCTGCAACTTAACATCAGTAAAGCTTGGAAGAATCtgtaaataaagttattcaaTTGCTGGCCATATTACCCATCAATATCACCTCAGTTCTTCAGTGAGTACAAAGAGCTTTGAGAACTAATAAAAAAATccacgtttttttttattcaattcttGTAATACCTTAAACTCTTTAGGAAATAATGGAAATTGAGTGATTTTTGTAATACTAAGTAAACATTTACGTATAAAATCCCATATGGACTAAAACGGAAAACTCTGAATTTAAAGTCATTTCAGagcatatattttatgtattttgataaaacatgCTACTAACTATATGTTATCACAAATAGTACTTGACTGTCCCTGAAATATAACTGTTAAGCACAACACACAAATTGCAAAGACTTGAGAGCTGTCATCATACAATGACAATGCTACATGTTCAGTAATTCAGTGTCAGGCACCTAGTACAGCCGTTTGAATACAAAGAATAGATACATTTGTGAACAATCAGTGACCTAAGTAGCTTAGGAATCgtaatatatctaaatataagGTTACTTATAAAATCATCCATTTTTAATCTGGGGGAACCATAGGCTCATGAAGTCAGTGCAACCTCTTTTTACAATCAGGGTAATGCTGAGAGGATTTTTTCAAAAAATCTCACCATGTCTTTTGAATAGTATTGTTGATGAAGTTCAGAGGATAACTTTTTTTTGCAGGATATGTGGAATGTCTTAGACTTCTTCTCAAGTAAAGATGAATTGTTGGCAAGGTGAGATGTTAATATATGAGTTAAGTCATAACCTCACACATATGAAATGAATGTGTTGCTTCTGTCCACAAAAAGTTTTTGCCTGAATGAAACTTGTGTATTATAGAGTTCTTTGTAACAACATATATTATATAGTctagttacaaaaatacaaaagttacTTCTGTTGTATTTTACTAAGACTAAATTCTTCTGAATGTAATGCATTTCCAATGTAACCAagagttttttatttaacaataaaagcacacacacaaatatattcaCTATAGCTTTTTCAGAATGTCAtgatgttattttttgtaatgtaaaactaaaatataactcataaataaaacaataatgataataaattagaattatatGTTGGAAAGATGTAGTCCTGTTTGAGAAATTTAGATAAATCAATGatatatttcaacattatgatGCAAGTCGtccaatttaaaatgtttacatctagCTAAATTTCCATACAAGTAAATACATGCTGTTATTGTATATGTTTGCAGTCATGATACAGTCTAAACCTAACAGTTTGTCATAGTATAGATCTTCTGAAAGTAACAAAGACACTTTTACAATGGAATAATAAGAAAATCTAACAACAATTCATCAATATGCAGAATATACATAATGTAGAATGCACCAACCTTGTTTCAGGTGTCTGAGGGTTAACAACTTCAACAATAATGTAAGCATGAATGAAATTGGATGTTATTATTGTAGGAGAGAAAGGTGTGTTGCCTTCTTGGAACACGATGGCTACAATGTCGTTTCCTATGTGACGTTTCCGTTGAAGCTGAGAAAATAAAAGCGGTTATCAGATTAACATTAAATGGTTATGAGCAAGAATGAACTTACAAATCATGAAAATGATTTCTAATCCTTATCCGTGCACcacgaaaaaaacaaactgtatttgatTACTCAAAACTGTCattgtaaaaacattttgttctttaACTTCAGAATAGTTTAACGAACTGAAGATCTTAAAATACACGAGGTTTTGGAAATGTTTTGaccattttttaacatttaacagattataataatgttttttctctcataaactggaaaataaatgaaaatttacttcagtacataaataaataactgatatttGGGGAAAAAAGGAAtcaatttcagaaaataaatttataaaaaaaaaacataattatgtttCACCGAAGTTTTCGTTAAGTCAAATACTCCACAATTTTAACTACAACACCACCCTGCATAGTTTTTGCCAACTTGAAAGTAACTGTTGTTCATATAGTAAAAAAGTACACTAAATCTGAAAATGACTTCAGTTTTTCAGTGTCAGGTCAGGTTTTCCCACAAAAGccagaaaacaaaattacatatttatttttttataattaattataatatattcatactttcaatatgttaactgtatttttaatattaattatacttttagtaataactaatttgttctgttttgttttttttcagattgaGTTTGAAACTTAACTGCAATAAGTATACTGGTATTATGGATCACAGAAAGTGCAAGTGTAGTTCATACATATTTTGCTATATCTGTGGCAGTTTTGCAACTGAAGTGCAAACAAAATTAATGACTATAAAAAGCACTTACTAAGTGTATTTTGGAATTAAATTTTGCAATCAAGACAAGTATTGGGCTCCCATATTGTTTGCCATTCTTGTATTGAAAATTTGAGACATTGGACAAAAGGTTCAAGAAAAAAAGCCAAGTTTTGGAATCCTTATGATCTGGAGAGAACCCCAAAATCATATCAATGATTGCTACTTTTGTATGGTCAACATAAGTGAAGTCAAAGGCAAAACAAAATCCTTAAGTGAGTACCAAATATACTGTTAGCCATAGGACCTGTTCCTCATTCAGATTCAATACCACTTCTTGAATTTAAAGGTTTACATGCACCCTGACTCTGACCCAGATGACTCAGGAAGGGATCCTGACTTTTGCACTAGATGTTTCAGCTGATCCCAAGTTATTTTCACAAGTAGAACTGAATGATCTTGTTTGTGACTTAGACTTACTAAAAGTATCTGCAGAATTTCTGGGATCTAGACTAACTGAAAAATAGTTACTGGGTCCAGGTACAAGATTTTCGTTTTACAGGTGCAGAGAATGTTCTTTGTTGAAATACTCTGAAATGCACGACGAATATGTATTTTGCACATACCTCCTGGGTTTGATTAAGCATGTGGGTTGTACATATAAGCAAAATGAGACTATTTATTGATAGCTCAAAAACTAGTTTGAAATGCATTTTGCTTCATAATAGTAACAAACTAGACTTATTCTCATCGGACATTCTGTTCATCTACACTAAAGTTACGAAAATCTAAAAATTGattctaaataaaataagctATACAGAAGGCATGTGGACAAGATGTGGAGATTTAAAAGGTTATTTCTATGCTGCTGGGTCAACAGTCTGGATACACCAAATTCCCATGTTTCTTGTGCTTATAGAACAGTCAGGCCAGGAGTGTACATTGGACAAGAGAAAACTGGCTAGTAAGAGAGAAATTTGTTATTGAAGAAAGAAATGTCACAAACAAACCACTAAtacaacattctagaatattGCTTCTGCCACTTCACATAAAGTTAGGTTTGATGAAGTGGTATGTGAAGGTCTTATCTATAGATAGCGCATGCTCTCAATGTGTCTGCAGTAAAAGTTACAAGACTGAGCAACGAGAAACTTAAAGTTGGTATATTTGATGGTCCTCAAATAAGAAAGCATTTTAAGGATGAAAAATTTATTGAATCAATTAATCTTATTCAAAAGAGCATGGTTAGCATTTGTCAATGTCATGAAGAACCTTTCAGGAAACGTCAAATCTGACGACTACAGAGGTCTAGTTAAGGAATTATATGACACTTTTAAGCAACTAGGCTACAACACAAGTGTTTAAAGTTCATTTTCTGCATGGTCATATGGAATACTTTCCAGAAACTCTCTGTGCCTTCTCAGAGGAACAGGGTGAAAGATTCCATCAAGACATAAAAATGATGGAGAAGAGATACCAAGGGCAGTGGAACATCgtgatggcagattactgctggtGTCTACAAAGAGATAATCCAAAAGTACttcttacatgtatatttaaGAAAAGAATATTCACATCCTAATTATCTCAGTGTTCATCtatgaacaaaataatataatttttgttattaatatgaaattcaactttagttttcttgaaaattttcagtatttcaaaagttctttttattttatcacacatttttaaaattgtcaatatgtttctttgtacatgatttcatttaaaaacatgCACCTTTATTTCTTATCTTCTAATTATATATTCTAACTAGTTTGTAGCAAAGGTAATCAGTCATCATGCATTCAGGTATGACAGAAAGTTACTACACTAGtagattttttaaatgtaatttgtgaAATACTCAGCCCTGATAAAGAAACAAAGAGGTCATTTCCAAATTCATTGCCATGGAATTAACTGTAATTGGGTCTTAAAACTCAATCAGCAGGAAAAAAAGTTTCAGATGCAGGCTAGTGTAATTTTTAAGAACTCGCAAGTGTTGTATGTCATTGTTATTCAATAGAAGTCATTTAAGTTACACCTTTATTACTTCCATTTTTCAAGTAATTAAAAGTCAACACATTTTCAAACAAAGGTCTTagttattaattatatgtataatatttttctgtattaaaaaacctagtacaaaattattatgttaattttgaatttgGATGCATCGAAGCTACGAAAAAACAACCCACCTACCTGCTGAGGGTCTCCATTAATATATGGAAGGAGTGTAGAAACATGAAACATGATTTCACACCCTCTGAACTGAGTGTACACAGACTCATCACCAGTCTGGCCATAGTGGGTGTCTAGACCACCTCGAAATctgtaataagaaaaataaaacaattgcaGTTACATGAACTGTTGATTAGTAAAACCCAATTTAAAAAAACGTACActttaatgtaattaatgttttttttttttttttttttgtaaaatgataaCAATACAAAACCTTCAGAATTAAGTCTAGCTTTTGAAGGATGGcaaaaaagtgaattattttccCACACATCAAGAATAATTATGACGGAACTTACTACAGTTCAccaaaagttgtaaacaaattatgtttaacagttgtaacaatttttttttatcttatggCAAGTTACATTCTTTAATATTAAgcatttatttttagaatttgcAATTCCATTAAAGAAGTACTTTGTGCAAAttcattaaaaaacagtaataatttgtCAGTACATTAATGGAGAGAGGTTAAAAAAATTACTCACCAATGCAAAACAAACCAGGGTGTACTCGTATGTTTTTCATACGTTAAAAAACAAGAGACGTGCAAAATTTAACAAGTAACTCCAAGTTGGTGCTCAACCAATCCAGGAAGGaagtttggtttaaaaaaaactggTTCCACATGTTAAGGTTACATAAAATTAGTGTAAAAATACACTGTGAACTTTCAAATTAACTAAGAAGATATCTAAACTCAGCGTATTACAGAAATACTTCTCCGAGTaccttaattataaatatataatgtttgaatTTCAATATTACACGAGGTTTCTTGATATGTGGAAACAGCTGTGTGCAGCTATTAATATTAAAGACTATGCTTGTATAAGGGAAAGTCCTGCAATGCAAAAACAGGTacgaatatttgaaatttaacattCTCTGCACTTTtctaaagaaaggttaaaaaactTCAAGTGTTATCCTTCAGCTTTATAGAAAAAGTGAAAAACCAGTTAACtggtaaacattttaaatttttaaacctCGTTAATTCAACTTAAGAtgttatataataaacataactaggTTTTAATAAGCaaagaagtttttaaattttgaataattacaaaaataatgctagtaataactttttaacaacaagaaaacacTTCAGACAATTAAAAACTTCACAAATTTTATCTTACCCTCTAAAGTCCTTTAGCTTGATCTTCTGACCTATCATTTTTAGAAACTCTTCCATTGCACTACTGTGAGTTATATTCCCAAACAATTCTTCCTCTGTTGTCTAAATAAACGTAAAAATGTTGCTTTTAGATGTTAATGCAGTTAAATATTACTTTGTCTTcaagaagttaaaaacaaagcaaattatACAAGAGTCATGTCACTTGAACTtgttttaggcaggattaaagcTAATGAAACTATAAGACCTCTCCCCCATTCTtctattagatatatttttatgcaccagcaataccaagcgtgggaTGTGCATATACCAAATTCCATTTTACAACTCATCAAGATCTCTATCAACATACCCCCAAATTGAAATTTGTCCTGGCAGAGTTAGAGCAAATTAATGTACAAGACCTTGGGTGtgggtcaaatacatcaatcagaAGGGTATGACCTTCcaaatccaaaactgtaattagatctcaaactGGTCAGAAGATAAGAACTATAAGCTAacagtttgtacttgaaaataatTCAGAGCCATTCTTGTTAGTTACAATGCTGTAGCTGAAAAGCAAGTGCTGCGAAACAAACAtatcatctatatatatataaccatctTGTATATCACGTTAATTTCATGCTTTCAAGTTGCTTTAATTCCTCGCATgaattttatgaaacataaactatatacattaatttttagGCTCTCACTGTGAATCTcttcattgtattttattacattttacatgcaggtaaatatacaataaaacaggcttgaaaatttaaacttcattaacactcctacgaaaagacgtttcaagtcctgatttctccaagcccgttcctctggctgtggtttcgctagatagtagatagggacagtgggaatctcgttaatccattcattaatggatttaaatggcaatttcatttaaatacaaaattattagcctaatattaataacctttcaagttgctctagggcctattaggccccacttttagtaggagtgttaaagttattttagttttaataacagattttccataattcagatacacagattttaaaaataattagtttttttttcaattgtgtaaagttgtttttttatacaaattagggAGGAAAAGATTTACTttaaccaaattattattttatttaacacaatGGACCTTTTTTGATTATTATGTTTGGGCTCTAGAAGAATCGATAACACTCATGTTGTtactggtctagagaaatctataaccaGTAATTCTCAACATTTAAGGATTacaaaatgtgacccaatttcaaTGATTCAGTTGTGTAAATGTACATACaacattttgtgaaa
Proteins encoded in this window:
- the LOC143254266 gene encoding rap1 GTPase-activating protein 1-like isoform X5, whose product is MDQRWQESQPDKNSDTSWNTEGPQDLFELLEKLSASRLDDQRCVLPPAPNRSSQRRKKDQNLLKEVLHQLQPYPMIVIPPSGGYWVDGTDHEYRLDLEGNSDVPEYTSLIQLELDDTPTLYRKIFVGSDHFNFTAIDPNAGHLVMSVKIENVADHDWVWILLRTSKCLLHDVLLYGLLGENFSISQLAKILCDQIITETFQPVVFPKASEMLLAYDEHVLVNTYKFGIIYQRVAQTTEEELFGNITHSSAMEEFLKMIGQKIKLKDFRGFRGGLDTHYGQTGDESVYTQFRGCEIMFHVSTLLPYINGDPQQLQRKRHIGNDIVAIVFQEGNTPFSPTIITSNFIHAYIIVEVVNPQTPETRYKVSVTAREDVPHFGPPLPQPAIFDKGNKFREFLLAKLINAEHACYKAEKFAKLKERTQASLLHSLHDGLVQKTQDFCGAGLCYENSRTEMNDTSSRFLDSFRRALTGRNRSQSIESNLSNISQKRSAASTSSSGVNVITMGDSTPSSTKNSVKHLYQRSPSQGSTHSRNNDSLGGGFHEYSVSGPNTPISGPETPPMMQHVNYESDTSSLNSLELERTTMASEDFGKCGNSGSLNNIQPCSLCTESCRLHRPNCDAVQRQIDNLRLEVLKLKTERLELLKQKMSSQRDVKKLNESEVRLTTELSTIRKELLRLQALDAEALART
- the LOC143254266 gene encoding rap1 GTPase-activating protein 1-like isoform X4, with amino-acid sequence MDQRWQESQPDKNSDTSWNTEGPQDLFELLEKLSASRLDDQRCVLPPAPNRSSQRRKKDQNLLKEVLHQLQPYPMIVIPPSGGYWVDGTDHEYRLDLEGNSDVPEYTSLIQLELDDTPTLYRKIFVGSDHFNFTAIDPNAGHLVMSVKIENVADHDWVWILLRTSKCLLHDVLLYGLLGENFSISQLAKILCDQIITETFQPVVFPKASEMLLAYDEHVLVNTYKFGIIYQRVAQTTEEELFGNITHSSAMEEFLKMIGQKIKLKDFRGFRGGLDTHYGQTGDESVYTQFRGCEIMFHVSTLLPYINGDPQQLQRKRHIGNDIVAIVFQEGNTPFSPTIITSNFIHAYIIVEVVNPQTPETRYKVSVTAREDVPHFGPPLPQPAIFDKGNKFREFLLAKLINAEHACYKAEKFAKLKERTQASLLHSLHDGLVQKTQDFCGAGLCYENSRTEMNDTSSRFLDSFRRALTGRNRSQSIESNLSNISQKRSAASTSSSGVNVITMGDSTPSSTKNSVKHLYQRSPSQGSTHSRNNDSLGGGFHEYSVSGPNTPISGPETPPMMQHVNYESDTSSLNSLELERTTMASEDFGKCGNSGSLNNIQPCSLCTESCRLHRPNCDVLIPAVQRQIDNLRLEVLKLKTERLELLKQKMSSQRDVKKLNESEVRLTTELSTIRKELLRLQALDAEALART
- the LOC143254266 gene encoding rap1 GTPase-activating protein 1-like isoform X2, which translates into the protein METRQFLTHFHKEQMALFGKRENVMDQRWQESQPDKNSDTSWNTEGPQDLFELLEKLSASRLDDQRCVLPPAPNRSSQRRKKDQNLLKEVLHQLQPYPMIVIPPSGGYWVDGTDHEYRLDLEGNSDVPEYTSLIQLELDDTPTLYRKIFVGSDHFNFTAIDPNAGHLVMSVKIENVADHDWVWILLRTSKCLLHDVLLYGLLGENFSISQLAKILCDQIITETFQPVVFPKASEMLLAYDEHVLVNTYKFGIIYQRVAQTTEEELFGNITHSSAMEEFLKMIGQKIKLKDFRGFRGGLDTHYGQTGDESVYTQFRGCEIMFHVSTLLPYINGDPQQLQRKRHIGNDIVAIVFQEGNTPFSPTIITSNFIHAYIIVEVVNPQTPETRYKVSVTAREDVPHFGPPLPQPAIFDKGNKFREFLLAKLINAEHACYKAEKFAKLKERTQASLLHSLHDGLVQKTQDFCGAGLCYENSRTEMNDTSSRFLDSFRRALTGRNRSQSIESNLSNISQKRSAASTSSSGVNVITMGDSTPSSTKNSVKHLYQRSPSQGSTHSRNNDSLGGGFHEYSVSGPNTPISGPETPPMMQHVNYESDTSSLNSLELERTTMASEDFGKCGNSGSLNNIQPCSLCTESCRLHRPNCDVLIPAVQRQIDNLRLEVLKLKTERLELLKQKMSSQRDVKKLNESEVRLTTELSTIRKELLRLQALDAEALART
- the LOC143254266 gene encoding rap1 GTPase-activating protein 1-like isoform X6 codes for the protein MIVIPPSGGYWVDGTDHEYRLDLEGNSDVPEYTSLIQLELDDTPTLYRKIFVGSDHFNFTAIDPNAGHLVMSVKIENVADHDWVWILLRTSKCLLHDVLLYGLLGENFSISQLAKILCDQIITETFQPVVFPKASEMLLAYDEHVLVNTYKFGIIYQRVAQTTEEELFGNITHSSAMEEFLKMIGQKIKLKDFRGFRGGLDTHYGQTGDESVYTQFRGCEIMFHVSTLLPYINGDPQQLQRKRHIGNDIVAIVFQEGNTPFSPTIITSNFIHAYIIVEVVNPQTPETRYKVSVTAREDVPHFGPPLPQPAIFDKGNKFREFLLAKLINAEHACYKAEKFAKLKERTQASLLHSLHDGLVQKTQDFCGAGLCYENSRTEMNDTSSRFLDSFRRALTGRNRSQSIESNLSNISQKRSAASTSSSGVNVITMGDSTPSSTKNSVKHLYQRSPSQGSTHSRNNDSLGGGFHEYSVSGPNTPISGPETPPMMQHVNYESDTSSLNSLELERTTMASEDFGKCGNSGSLNNIQPCSLCTESCRLHRPNCDVLIPAVQRQIDNLRLEVLKLKTERLELLKQKMSSQRDVKKLNESEVRLTTELSTIRKELLRLQALDAEALART
- the LOC143254266 gene encoding rap1 GTPase-activating protein 1-like isoform X3 yields the protein MMAHTKRKGAFTIYADLYYSRENVMDQRWQESQPDKNSDTSWNTEGPQDLFELLEKLSASRLDDQRCVLPPAPNRSSQRRKKDQNLLKEVLHQLQPYPMIVIPPSGGYWVDGTDHEYRLDLEGNSDVPEYTSLIQLELDDTPTLYRKIFVGSDHFNFTAIDPNAGHLVMSVKIENVADHDWVWILLRTSKCLLHDVLLYGLLGENFSISQLAKILCDQIITETFQPVVFPKASEMLLAYDEHVLVNTYKFGIIYQRVAQTTEEELFGNITHSSAMEEFLKMIGQKIKLKDFRGFRGGLDTHYGQTGDESVYTQFRGCEIMFHVSTLLPYINGDPQQLQRKRHIGNDIVAIVFQEGNTPFSPTIITSNFIHAYIIVEVVNPQTPETRYKVSVTAREDVPHFGPPLPQPAIFDKGNKFREFLLAKLINAEHACYKAEKFAKLKERTQASLLHSLHDGLVQKTQDFCGAGLCYENSRTEMNDTSSRFLDSFRRALTGRNRSQSIESNLSNISQKRSAASTSSSGVNVITMGDSTPSSTKNSVKHLYQRSPSQGSTHSRNNDSLGGGFHEYSVSGPNTPISGPETPPMMQHVNYESDTSSLNSLELERTTMASEDFGKCGNSGSLNNIQPCSLCTESCRLHRPNCDAVQRQIDNLRLEVLKLKTERLELLKQKMSSQRDVKKLNESEVRLTTELSTIRKELLRLQALDAEALART